A window of Ignisphaera sp. contains these coding sequences:
- a CDS encoding RtcB family protein has protein sequence MVPPLKKIDDVIWMIPKEYKKCMHVPAIIYADEFLLNKMKEDATLDQAANVSCLPGIVAASYTLPDGHQGYGFPIGGVAGFTLDEGVVSPGGVGYDINCGVRVLRTNLSMKDIKPKIKDIVEYLFRNIPSGVGATGKLRLTMLQLDEVLEEGAQWAYRQGYGTERDIEHTESRGRLDWADADKVSRKAKERGAPQLGTLGSGNHFLEVQIVDKIYLPEIAKKIGIFEEGQVTLMVHTGSRGLGHQVASDYLMVMERAMRKYGINPPDRELAAVPFNSPEGQDYFAAMAAAANYAWANRQIIMHWVRESFARAVGIEAEKLDIELIYDVAHNIAKVEEHEVEGKKVKLVVHRKGATRAFPPGHPEIPLDHREFGQIVLIPGSMGTASYITIAGSRAKETWWSAPHGAGRWMSRAAATRAISPREVMDMLERKGVMVRAATMRELAEETPDAYKNVDKVIDVATRAGIVRPIARLIPLAVIKG, from the coding sequence ATGGTTCCACCCCTAAAGAAGATAGACGATGTTATTTGGATGATACCGAAAGAGTACAAGAAGTGTATGCATGTACCTGCTATAATATATGCTGATGAATTTCTACTTAATAAAATGAAGGAAGATGCAACACTAGACCAGGCCGCGAATGTTTCTTGTCTGCCTGGCATAGTAGCAGCGAGCTATACTCTTCCAGATGGACACCAAGGCTATGGTTTCCCTATAGGTGGTGTGGCGGGCTTCACGTTAGATGAAGGTGTTGTTAGTCCTGGAGGTGTTGGCTACGATATTAATTGTGGTGTTCGTGTACTTAGGACTAATCTATCCATGAAGGATATCAAGCCCAAAATTAAGGATATTGTTGAGTATCTATTCAGAAATATTCCAAGTGGTGTTGGTGCAACAGGTAAGCTTAGACTAACCATGTTGCAACTAGATGAGGTTCTAGAAGAGGGTGCTCAATGGGCCTATAGACAGGGGTATGGTACGGAGAGAGATATAGAGCATACAGAGTCTAGGGGTAGGCTTGACTGGGCTGATGCAGATAAGGTTAGTAGGAAGGCTAAAGAGAGGGGTGCTCCACAGCTAGGGACCTTGGGTAGCGGTAATCACTTCTTGGAGGTGCAGATTGTTGATAAGATCTATCTACCCGAGATAGCTAAGAAGATAGGGATATTCGAAGAAGGGCAGGTAACACTAATGGTCCACACAGGTTCTAGAGGACTTGGACATCAGGTTGCAAGCGACTACTTAATGGTTATGGAGAGAGCAATGAGGAAATACGGAATAAATCCTCCAGATAGAGAACTTGCAGCAGTACCCTTCAATAGTCCTGAAGGTCAAGACTATTTTGCGGCTATGGCAGCAGCAGCAAATTATGCTTGGGCTAATAGACAGATAATAATGCATTGGGTTAGAGAATCATTTGCACGTGCTGTAGGTATCGAGGCTGAGAAGCTAGACATAGAATTGATATATGATGTTGCACACAACATAGCTAAAGTAGAAGAACACGAAGTAGAGGGAAAAAAGGTGAAGCTGGTTGTACATAGAAAAGGAGCAACACGAGCTTTTCCACCAGGACATCCAGAGATTCCACTAGACCATAGAGAATTTGGTCAAATAGTTCTTATACCGGGGAGTATGGGTACAGCAAGCTACATAACTATAGCGGGATCGAGAGCTAAAGAGACTTGGTGGTCTGCACCTCATGGAGCTGGTAGATGGATGAGTAGAGCAGCAGCAACAAGAGCCATATCGCCGAGAGAGGTTATGGATATGCTAGAAAGGAAGGGAGTTATGGTGAGAGCAGCAACAATGCGAGAACTTGCTGAAGAAACTCCAGATGCGTATAAGAATGTAGATAAGGTTATCGATGTAGCGACAAGAGCGGGAATTGTTAGACCTATTGCTAGATTGATACCACTAGCTGTGATAAAAGGGTGA
- a CDS encoding DUF763 domain-containing protein, protein MYIHGVAELPLHNGHVPPHLLELMKRLGRAIAMYIVDVFGSIELVKRLSDPLWFQAFNNVIGMDWDSSGSTTVVLYVLKSFANIDTFGDIGLAVVGGKGVDARNCVKEIEYLDRFDLDVDYLRYVSRLSAKIDSVALQDGYTLYIHSLVLSREGAWTVIQQGMDVSKRMARRYHIHANNISSDINPHSGIACNMKSNVINLMDRESYSTKKLILDLLDENPKKILNYIATVNRLLRKDASLEQWTSNRSTDIEFSGESKKVDYLKNVNPILYRPITNIKRIEDVLNHVVKTFTENFDSLLLHVGPEFIRALVLVADLIYGEVPSFRDPVTHAIDPFAYSFAHGGKDGIPFPVKFDIMRNTIQFLEDAINSSKLDGKLKRKALENLYHYWRKIERATLNKD, encoded by the coding sequence ATGTATATACATGGTGTTGCAGAACTACCTCTCCACAACGGGCATGTCCCTCCACATCTACTAGAACTCATGAAGAGATTGGGAAGAGCTATAGCTATGTATATAGTCGATGTTTTTGGATCTATAGAACTCGTTAAGAGACTTTCCGACCCATTATGGTTTCAAGCATTTAATAACGTTATAGGTATGGATTGGGATAGTAGTGGATCTACAACAGTTGTTTTATATGTTCTGAAGAGTTTTGCAAATATAGATACGTTTGGTGATATAGGTCTAGCTGTAGTTGGAGGTAAAGGTGTAGATGCCAGAAATTGTGTTAAAGAAATTGAGTATCTAGATAGATTTGATCTAGATGTAGATTACCTAAGGTATGTTAGTAGACTTAGCGCTAAGATAGATAGTGTCGCTCTACAGGATGGATACACACTGTATATACACAGTCTTGTCCTGTCTAGAGAAGGTGCTTGGACAGTTATACAACAAGGTATGGATGTTTCTAAAAGAATGGCTAGAAGATACCATATACATGCAAATAATATATCGTCCGACATCAATCCCCATAGTGGTATCGCATGCAACATGAAATCAAATGTCATTAATCTTATGGATAGAGAATCGTATTCAACAAAAAAGCTTATTCTAGATCTCCTTGATGAGAATCCTAAAAAGATATTGAACTATATAGCGACTGTTAATCGATTACTTAGAAAGGATGCATCTCTTGAACAATGGACCAGCAATAGATCTACAGATATAGAGTTTAGCGGAGAATCGAAGAAGGTGGATTACTTAAAAAATGTTAATCCAATACTATACAGACCTATTACTAATATAAAAAGAATTGAAGATGTTCTAAACCATGTTGTTAAAACATTTACAGAAAACTTTGATTCTCTTCTTCTCCATGTAGGTCCTGAGTTCATACGAGCTCTAGTTCTTGTAGCTGATCTAATATATGGCGAGGTCCCCTCTTTCAGAGATCCTGTGACTCATGCGATAGATCCTTTTGCTTACTCTTTTGCACACGGTGGTAAAGATGGTATACCTTTTCCAGTAAAGTTCGATATAATGAGGAACACTATACAATTTCTAGAAGATGCTATAAATAGTTCTAAACTTGATGGTAAACTCAAAAGAAAGGCACTTGAGAATTTGTATCACTATTGGAGGAAAATAGAAAGAGCTACTCTAAATAAAGACTAA
- a CDS encoding glycogen/starch/alpha-glucan phosphorylase, which produces MASDRYAISVTPDLALDVGYTYAGGLGVLEGDKFYAAARLNVNYIVMSFFYRHGYVDYEFDSDCTPKPKAQEQPEEFLKNLSTEDRFSVKVVGLDVSIEALVYRYGSAKAIFFNVLSPEEIAKATDRIYIENGNEERVYKYILLSKAVAEYIKRNIELEDIAYIDLQEAYTALLPLQLKIPGKYRLVIHTAGIWGHPSFPRYILEREYGYKFIEPDILLTEIGLAASQQAFAVSAKHYDVLLKIFPHFSEKISYVTNGVNIERWMRKEIREAYQSLNLSIDRLVKLKEKICCELETFLQRYKKDVSTDGKFIVIWARRITEYKRPWMAIRLAKELKDMPILFIFGGKAHLKDQSGLEYMKIFRKMHNEMPNVVFIHDYDVAKAKILLSACHVLLFTPFSGLESCGTSYMKAALNAVPSIASRDGGVLEFIVDNVNGWLFGEDIREPIEIGSQKAMEINEREYSELREKLIKIYKIFKEEPERYYGIALSALRSFVPRASMYRVLKEYYPDLVKIPIV; this is translated from the coding sequence ATGGCTTCAGATAGATATGCTATAAGTGTAACACCAGATCTAGCTCTAGATGTAGGATACACATATGCTGGTGGTTTAGGTGTTTTAGAAGGAGATAAGTTCTATGCTGCCGCAAGATTAAACGTAAACTATATCGTGATGTCCTTCTTCTATAGACATGGTTATGTAGACTACGAATTCGATTCTGATTGTACACCCAAGCCAAAAGCTCAAGAACAACCGGAGGAATTCTTGAAGAATCTATCTACTGAAGATAGATTTAGTGTCAAGGTAGTGGGACTAGATGTAAGTATTGAAGCTCTTGTTTACAGGTATGGTTCTGCTAAAGCGATATTCTTCAACGTTCTATCGCCTGAGGAGATAGCAAAAGCTACGGATAGAATATATATCGAGAATGGCAATGAAGAAAGAGTATATAAATATATTCTGCTTTCTAAAGCTGTTGCTGAATACATTAAGAGGAATATAGAATTAGAAGATATAGCGTACATAGATCTTCAAGAAGCGTATACAGCATTACTACCCCTCCAACTAAAGATTCCAGGAAAATATAGATTAGTAATTCATACAGCAGGTATATGGGGTCACCCATCTTTCCCAAGATACATTCTTGAGAGAGAATATGGGTACAAATTCATAGAGCCAGATATACTGTTAACGGAAATAGGATTAGCTGCTTCTCAACAAGCATTTGCTGTTTCAGCTAAACACTACGATGTTCTTTTGAAGATATTTCCACACTTTAGTGAAAAAATAAGCTATGTAACTAATGGTGTTAACATTGAGCGGTGGATGAGGAAAGAGATAAGAGAAGCATATCAATCCCTAAATCTCTCAATAGATAGATTAGTAAAACTCAAGGAAAAAATATGCTGTGAACTCGAGACTTTTCTACAGAGATATAAAAAGGATGTATCTACAGATGGAAAGTTCATAGTTATATGGGCTAGAAGAATTACGGAATACAAAAGGCCGTGGATGGCTATAAGGCTAGCTAAAGAGTTGAAAGATATGCCAATACTCTTCATATTTGGAGGTAAAGCCCATCTCAAGGATCAATCAGGACTAGAATATATGAAGATCTTTAGGAAGATGCATAACGAGATGCCCAATGTTGTCTTTATCCACGATTACGATGTCGCTAAAGCAAAAATCCTTCTATCAGCATGCCACGTACTTCTCTTTACACCATTCTCAGGGCTAGAATCATGTGGAACAAGCTACATGAAGGCCGCACTAAATGCTGTACCATCTATAGCCTCTAGAGATGGTGGTGTACTTGAATTTATTGTAGATAACGTTAATGGATGGCTATTCGGCGAAGACATAAGAGAACCCATAGAGATCGGTAGTCAGAAAGCTATGGAGATTAACGAGAGAGAATATTCAGAACTTAGAGAAAAACTGATAAAGATATACAAAATATTTAAAGAAGAACCCGAGAGATACTATGGAATAGCACTTTCAGCTCTAAGATCCTTCGTACCTAGAGCAAGTATGTATAGAGTACTAAAGGAATACTATCCAGATCTAGTAAAAATACCAATAGTCTAG
- a CDS encoding phosphoadenosine phosphosulfate reductase family protein, producing MPKKIYWPKVKRIWWCLNCNIPILQEICPRCRSKAIRIPLSDPGDARLAFERDYKSLYAAYIYEFGTSKGFNDIVGRSIALVNKAPYYDEMKEIVIDGTQMGRLYFDPLLRKWRFRLSRTSAIKLYTCYPDVVETITVHKKYYKHSDIIRIDKVIEPEKQVILLDPRNNVVGLGYSKGKGKVMVHSWWGSSATDSVALSSDLYRKTTIDDVVKAHGEYMNILVSRAKKFIAIMNEKIDKPVIVSFSGGKDSLVSLHLVLDLGLNPIILFNNTGVELPETVSTVYSIVKSYGLELIEASAQDKFWKTVNELGIPGRDYRWCCKVCKLAPLAYTVKSLWSSGGLNVVGQRAYESIDRARSPSVWRLRWAPMLLNISPINEWSQFEVWLYIFMNKVSVNPLYFMGYERIGCFMCPASTLAELELVSQTHRDLWSKWLEVLEYWAKRMNMPREWIDYGLWRWAGPARYKSMLARRLKVSNSIDNWFQSFKSMSDPSIEIVRRDNGGFEVKMMIPIDMEFLENQISILKPDQYEVDVDRNRVFIKWFNTYISLDVKGKISLTLTESNSIERLIDVLKLFYRWCFCTGCRSCETICPSEAAKVSYFNGRTRPFVNRDRCTGCRFCVYNCPVAEVYVEHVVASILLNDPEAWRRESREHHEEVMEKIKEYVRKMAYGLGPRKNTENREYAEASYFFNTLQNT from the coding sequence ATGCCCAAGAAGATCTATTGGCCAAAGGTTAAGAGGATCTGGTGGTGTCTTAACTGCAACATACCTATACTACAGGAAATATGCCCTAGATGCAGAAGTAAAGCGATAAGAATTCCATTATCTGATCCAGGAGATGCTAGACTTGCTTTTGAAAGAGACTACAAGTCTCTTTATGCAGCATATATCTATGAGTTTGGTACATCTAAAGGATTCAACGATATTGTGGGTAGATCTATAGCGCTTGTGAATAAAGCTCCATATTACGATGAAATGAAGGAAATTGTGATCGATGGAACTCAGATGGGGCGTCTATATTTTGATCCCCTGCTTAGAAAATGGAGATTTAGGTTGTCAAGAACTTCGGCAATAAAGCTGTACACCTGTTATCCTGATGTAGTTGAAACCATTACTGTGCATAAGAAGTACTATAAACATTCTGATATAATTCGTATAGATAAAGTTATAGAACCTGAAAAACAGGTAATCCTACTTGACCCCAGAAACAATGTTGTTGGTCTGGGTTACTCTAAGGGGAAAGGTAAGGTAATGGTTCATAGTTGGTGGGGTTCTTCGGCAACAGATAGTGTTGCCCTGAGTAGCGATCTATATAGAAAGACTACCATAGATGATGTGGTTAAAGCTCATGGGGAATATATGAACATACTGGTTTCGAGAGCTAAGAAATTCATAGCTATTATGAATGAGAAGATAGATAAACCTGTGATAGTGTCTTTTAGTGGTGGTAAAGATAGTCTCGTAAGTCTTCATCTGGTACTGGATTTAGGGCTAAACCCAATCATACTATTCAATAATACAGGTGTAGAGCTTCCCGAGACAGTATCAACTGTCTACAGTATTGTTAAAAGTTATGGTTTAGAACTTATCGAGGCTTCAGCTCAAGATAAGTTCTGGAAAACAGTAAACGAGTTAGGGATACCTGGTAGAGACTATAGGTGGTGTTGCAAGGTTTGTAAACTAGCTCCTTTAGCCTATACCGTAAAAAGTTTATGGAGCTCTGGTGGATTAAATGTTGTTGGTCAGAGAGCATACGAGTCTATAGATAGAGCAAGAAGTCCAAGTGTATGGAGACTGCGATGGGCTCCAATGTTGCTGAATATCTCGCCTATAAATGAATGGTCCCAGTTTGAGGTATGGCTCTACATATTCATGAATAAAGTGTCTGTGAACCCCCTCTACTTCATGGGTTATGAAAGAATCGGTTGCTTTATGTGTCCTGCCTCAACTTTAGCGGAGCTTGAGCTTGTTTCACAAACACATAGAGATTTATGGAGTAAATGGCTCGAGGTTCTAGAGTATTGGGCTAAGAGAATGAATATGCCTAGAGAATGGATAGACTACGGATTATGGAGATGGGCTGGACCAGCAAGATATAAGTCTATGCTAGCTAGAAGACTTAAAGTATCTAACAGCATTGATAATTGGTTCCAAAGCTTTAAATCCATGTCAGATCCCAGTATAGAGATAGTTAGACGAGATAATGGTGGTTTTGAAGTAAAGATGATGATACCTATAGATATGGAGTTTCTAGAGAACCAAATCTCTATACTTAAACCAGATCAATACGAAGTTGACGTAGATAGAAATCGTGTGTTCATCAAATGGTTTAACACCTATATATCGCTTGACGTTAAAGGAAAAATAAGCTTAACATTAACAGAGAGCAACAGTATCGAAAGACTCATAGATGTCCTGAAACTATTCTACAGATGGTGCTTCTGCACCGGATGTAGGTCTTGTGAAACGATATGTCCTTCAGAAGCTGCAAAAGTTTCGTACTTTAATGGAAGGACTAGGCCTTTTGTTAATAGAGATCGATGCACAGGATGTAGATTCTGTGTATATAACTGTCCTGTAGCTGAAGTTTATGTAGAACATGTTGTTGCCTCCATACTTCTAAATGATCCAGAGGCATGGCGTAGAGAGAGTAGAGAACATCATGAAGAGGTTATGGAGAAGATAAAAGAGTATGTAAGGAAGATGGCATATGGTTTAGGACCTCGAAAGAATACGGAGAATAGAGAGTATGCAGAAGCTTCATACTTCTTTAATACTCTTCAGAATACCTAA
- a CDS encoding class I SAM-dependent methyltransferase gives MKESKMSDIVVNYFIEKGELFRRIMDSRIMTTRAKKIAKGIAKQLIMLSIEKGYVLDVGCGTGRISLELAEMGYNVVGIDISPIYIDIASERAKSRGLSNRVTFILCDARSIDQCDFGSTRFDAVIFVWSSVIGYYDGETDVHILNTVKNIVKDSGVLMLVDFVNKDYLVMELGLIGSKPVAYDYDDVMVLEHTIFNPVAGEILIKQRFYKKEGPHHMFLDEAMFRMRIYSLSELVDIARRSGWCIHKVLKDVEGEPGYTPLKPLNIIFTLCREH, from the coding sequence ATGAAGGAAAGCAAGATGAGCGATATTGTGGTAAACTATTTTATAGAAAAAGGAGAACTGTTCAGAAGAATTATGGACTCCAGGATCATGACTACAAGAGCTAAGAAGATAGCTAAAGGTATAGCCAAACAATTGATTATGCTAAGCATAGAGAAAGGATATGTACTAGATGTGGGATGTGGTACTGGGAGGATATCTCTAGAGCTCGCTGAAATGGGCTACAATGTGGTAGGTATAGATATTTCTCCCATATACATAGATATTGCTTCTGAAAGAGCTAAATCCAGAGGTTTAAGCAATAGAGTTACGTTCATTCTCTGTGATGCAAGATCTATAGATCAGTGTGACTTTGGTTCTACAAGATTTGATGCAGTGATATTTGTATGGTCTTCTGTCATAGGGTATTATGATGGGGAAACAGATGTACATATACTGAATACCGTTAAGAATATAGTTAAAGATAGTGGAGTATTAATGTTGGTAGATTTCGTGAACAAAGATTACCTAGTTATGGAGTTAGGACTCATAGGGTCCAAGCCTGTGGCATATGATTATGACGATGTTATGGTACTTGAGCATACAATATTTAATCCAGTTGCAGGCGAGATACTAATAAAGCAGCGATTCTACAAAAAAGAGGGACCCCATCACATGTTTCTGGATGAAGCTATGTTTAGAATGAGGATCTATAGTTTAAGCGAACTTGTAGATATAGCTAGAAGAAGTGGTTGGTGTATCCATAAGGTTTTGAAGGATGTTGAAGGAGAGCCGGGCTATACACCACTCAAACCATTGAACATT